One part of the Bacteroidota bacterium genome encodes these proteins:
- a CDS encoding ComEC family competence protein encodes MNIWSQIPFLRLLLPFIAGILTAVYSEWQFDFLNYVIPSLFLVIALFVFIKRLNVSYAYSWVFGAFIAITLFLSGFQITFLNTDKFKTNHFSRFLDDTELFYVKTNGTSLEKEKSYKIVVQVLAVKQKNKWIETSGSAMCYFKKDSLSKQLRYGDCMIVKTKFNEVKPPQNPGEFNYKRFLSFHNIYHSAYIPSENWKSLGINSGNKILSASYNLREYLLNIYRENNISGDEYAVGSALVLGYTDKLDQDIIQAYASSGALHVLSVSGLHVGIIYIIFNYLLFFLDRFKHGKLIKCISLLFILWFYATLTGLSPSVLRSAAMFTFIIVAKTWKYNTNIFNTLCVSCFALLVYNPYLIMEVGFQLSYLAVLGIVSIQPWLYEKWQPNNWLMNQIWGIISVSIAAQMATFPLGLLYFHQFPNYFLFSNLIVIPVSTLILGYGILMFALGKISAIGIVCGKIFTWLVWFLNESALVTEQMPGALIQGISIKISETWMIYLVIICFMIYLFQQRVRFIFPALGILLLILSLQVYENYRERKQNILIVYSIPKISAYDFISGKKTIFVANLALLNNPSSMIFHIKHNWADMGINSLSFIEKEKKRNYKDEDFIMKNNFIEFDNKKIILADSLPKTKSPLSNKLEVDLIILSKNSKIRIADLKKCYNFRKIIIDSSNQEWRNEKWKKECEDLKIDFYSVIDSGAYVEELL; translated from the coding sequence ATGAATATCTGGAGTCAAATCCCATTTCTTCGTTTACTTCTTCCCTTTATCGCAGGAATTCTCACTGCAGTTTATTCTGAATGGCAGTTTGATTTTCTGAATTATGTAATTCCTTCTTTGTTTCTTGTCATCGCACTTTTTGTTTTTATCAAACGGCTGAATGTTTCTTATGCTTACTCATGGGTATTCGGAGCATTCATTGCCATTACACTTTTCCTTTCAGGATTTCAGATTACGTTTTTGAATACGGATAAATTCAAAACAAATCATTTCAGCAGATTTCTTGATGACACGGAATTATTTTATGTAAAAACAAATGGCACATCTCTTGAAAAAGAAAAGTCGTACAAAATTGTGGTTCAAGTTCTCGCTGTAAAGCAAAAAAATAAATGGATAGAAACAAGCGGAAGCGCAATGTGCTATTTCAAAAAAGATTCTTTGTCAAAACAATTGCGCTATGGAGATTGTATGATCGTGAAAACAAAATTTAATGAAGTAAAACCACCTCAGAATCCGGGAGAGTTTAATTACAAACGATTTCTTTCGTTTCATAATATTTATCATTCTGCCTATATTCCTTCTGAAAATTGGAAATCGCTTGGAATAAATTCAGGTAATAAAATTCTCAGTGCTTCCTATAATCTTAGAGAATATCTCCTGAACATTTATCGTGAAAATAATATTTCAGGAGATGAATATGCTGTTGGCTCAGCTCTCGTGTTAGGATATACAGACAAACTCGATCAGGATATTATTCAGGCATACGCATCAAGCGGGGCATTGCATGTGCTTTCGGTTTCTGGTTTGCATGTAGGAATTATTTACATCATCTTCAATTATCTTTTATTCTTTCTCGACAGATTCAAACATGGAAAATTAATAAAATGCATTTCGCTTCTTTTCATTCTTTGGTTTTATGCAACGCTGACCGGACTTTCACCATCCGTGCTTCGCTCTGCAGCCATGTTCACTTTTATTATTGTAGCGAAAACATGGAAGTACAACACAAATATTTTCAACACGCTTTGCGTTTCATGTTTTGCGCTTTTGGTTTACAATCCCTATTTAATTATGGAAGTTGGGTTTCAACTTTCCTATCTCGCTGTGCTTGGCATTGTATCGATTCAGCCGTGGCTATATGAAAAGTGGCAGCCAAACAACTGGCTGATGAATCAAATCTGGGGAATAATTTCTGTTTCCATTGCAGCGCAGATGGCGACTTTTCCGCTTGGGCTTTTGTATTTTCATCAGTTTCCGAATTATTTTCTTTTCTCTAATTTAATTGTAATTCCTGTTTCAACTTTGATTCTCGGTTATGGAATTCTGATGTTTGCTCTTGGAAAAATTTCTGCAATAGGAATCGTTTGCGGAAAAATATTTACATGGCTTGTTTGGTTTTTGAATGAATCTGCTCTCGTTACGGAGCAAATGCCAGGAGCACTCATACAAGGAATTTCAATAAAAATTTCCGAAACATGGATGATTTATCTTGTAATTATCTGCTTTATGATTTATCTTTTTCAACAGAGAGTAAGATTTATTTTTCCTGCACTTGGGATTTTGCTGTTAATTCTATCGCTACAGGTTTATGAAAATTATCGCGAGAGAAAACAAAATATACTTATTGTTTACAGCATTCCGAAAATTTCTGCATACGATTTTATCAGCGGAAAGAAAACAATTTTCGTGGCGAATCTGGCACTGCTAAATAATCCAAGCAGCATGATATTTCACATAAAACATAATTGGGCTGACATGGGAATAAACTCACTCTCTTTCATCGAGAAAGAAAAGAAACGAAATTACAAGGATGAAGATTTTATAATGAAAAATAATTTTATTGAGTTTGATAATAAAAAAATAATACTTGCGGACTCGCTTCCAAAAACAAAATCTCCTCTTTCGAATAAACTGGAAGTAGATTTAATCATTCTTTCAAAAAATTCAAAAATCAGAATTGCTGATTTGAAAAAATGTTACAACTTCAGAAAAATAATTATTGATTCGTCAAACCAAGAATGGAGAAATGAGAAATGGAAAAAAGAATGTGAAGATTTAAAAATTGATTTCTACTCGGTGATTGATTCGGGAGCGTATGTGGAAGAACTACTTTAA
- a CDS encoding YggS family pyridoxal phosphate-dependent enzyme, with amino-acid sequence MSIEENIKKIKAEIPAQVKLVAVTKTYPVEVIMQAYNASHKIFGENRAQELTKKYEALPKDIEWHLIGHLQTNKVKLIAPFVSLIHSVDSMKLLQEINKCAEKENRVIDCLLQIYIAKEETKFGLRFEEAEEILSSKELSQMKNIRIAGLMGMATLTDNESQISKEFRSLKTFFDKLTTPYSLLPTLSMGMSSDYKIAIEEGSTLIRVGSLIFGSRQQR; translated from the coding sequence ATGAGTATTGAAGAAAACATAAAAAAAATAAAAGCAGAAATTCCTGCGCAGGTAAAACTCGTTGCGGTTACAAAAACCTACCCTGTGGAGGTGATTATGCAGGCATACAATGCCAGTCACAAAATTTTCGGAGAGAACCGCGCACAGGAACTCACAAAGAAATACGAAGCGCTTCCGAAAGATATTGAATGGCATCTCATCGGTCACCTGCAAACGAATAAAGTAAAATTGATTGCGCCATTTGTGAGTTTGATTCATTCCGTTGACAGCATGAAACTCTTGCAAGAGATAAATAAGTGCGCTGAAAAAGAAAATCGAGTGATTGATTGTCTTTTGCAAATCTACATTGCGAAAGAAGAAACAAAATTTGGCTTACGTTTCGAAGAAGCGGAAGAAATTCTTTCCTCAAAAGAATTATCGCAGATGAAAAACATCCGCATTGCCGGCTTAATGGGAATGGCAACCTTGACAGATAATGAATCTCAAATAAGCAAAGAGTTTCGTTCTCTAAAAACATTTTTTGATAAACTCACTACTCCCTACTCCCTACTCCCTACTCTTTCAATGGGTATGAGCAGCGATTATAAAATTGCGATTGAAGAAGGAAGCACTTTGATACGAGTAGGTAGTTTGATATTTGGAAGCAGACAACAACGCTGA
- a CDS encoding DUF1015 domain-containing protein, with product MAVIKPFKGIRPAKDKVHLVASRPVSGYSNAQLSSKLAENPYTFLHVIKPEFRETTKSKPGSPEQLQKIKKKFLQFMQDEILSSDAEESFYIYEQIKDGHAFTGIIACASIRDYFNNVIKKHEQTISDKEEKLKHYLEVCDFNAEPVCLCYPDNETISKIISGALAKEPACDFTTNDRIEHKLWKVSDKKTIDEIVSAFSKIPSVYIADGHHRIASSALLGKSCKEKNKNYTGNEPCNFFMAAFFSESNLKIYDYNRIVKDLNFLSKDIFLRKLSANFFIEEKGAAPYYPNRQGNFSMYVEEKWYSLTLKNPHKEKLDAELLTELILSPLLNIHDLRTDKRIFFISGTKGIGELKKIIDNGKAMAGFGLFPVTVRDIINVADSGGTMPPKSTWVEPKMRSGLVMYSLSELNTK from the coding sequence ATGGCTGTAATAAAACCCTTCAAAGGCATCCGCCCTGCAAAAGACAAAGTGCATCTGGTGGCATCGCGCCCGGTGAGCGGCTACAGTAACGCGCAGTTGAGCAGCAAACTTGCCGAAAACCCCTACACTTTTTTGCACGTGATAAAACCTGAGTTCAGAGAAACCACCAAATCAAAACCCGGCTCGCCTGAGCAGTTGCAGAAAATAAAGAAAAAGTTTTTGCAGTTCATGCAGGATGAAATTTTATCAAGCGATGCGGAAGAGAGTTTTTACATCTATGAACAGATTAAAGACGGTCATGCGTTCACGGGCATCATTGCCTGCGCTTCTATCCGTGATTATTTCAACAACGTAATTAAAAAGCACGAGCAAACTATTTCAGACAAGGAAGAAAAACTAAAACACTATCTGGAAGTGTGTGACTTCAACGCAGAGCCGGTTTGTCTCTGCTATCCCGATAACGAAACCATCAGCAAAATTATTTCCGGGGCTCTGGCAAAAGAACCTGCCTGTGATTTCACCACCAACGACAGAATTGAACACAAACTCTGGAAAGTAAGCGATAAGAAAACGATTGATGAAATTGTTTCTGCCTTCAGTAAAATACCTTCCGTTTATATTGCTGACGGGCATCACCGCATCGCCTCCTCTGCCCTGCTCGGAAAATCATGCAAGGAAAAAAATAAAAACTACACAGGCAATGAGCCCTGCAATTTTTTTATGGCGGCATTTTTTTCAGAAAGCAACCTGAAGATATACGATTACAACCGTATTGTAAAAGACCTGAACTTTCTGAGCAAAGATATTTTCCTGAGAAAACTTTCCGCAAACTTTTTCATTGAAGAAAAAGGAGCTGCTCCTTACTATCCGAACAGGCAGGGAAATTTCAGCATGTATGTTGAAGAAAAATGGTACTCGCTTACCCTGAAAAACCCGCACAAAGAAAAATTAGACGCAGAACTTCTTACAGAACTCATCCTCTCTCCCCTGCTCAACATTCACGATTTGCGAACGGATAAAAGAATTTTCTTTATCAGCGGAACAAAAGGAATTGGCGAACTAAAAAAAATAATTGACAATGGGAAAGCAATGGCCGGCTTCGGATTATTTCCAGTAACCGTGCGTGATATAATCAACGTTGCCGATTCAGGCGGAACCATGCCTCCGAAATCCACCTGGGTGGAGCCCAAGATGAGAAGTGGATTGGTAATGTATTCTTTGAGTGAATTGAATACAAAATAA
- a CDS encoding T9SS type A sorting domain-containing protein, whose amino-acid sequence MKTINFTKAILLGVAVCLTTITMNAQVFKWAAPYNDSQNMDDISMAVTTDASGNVYVTGRSKSCLQSGDEEIVTRKYNASGGLIWSQPYNGGFFNCNYGDFEQGNAIAVDAQGNVWVTGRTYQGTTYNEDLFLLKYNAAGTQQWIKFYHDVASYGVSMAEGTCIAIYNTAGNGTDVYVGGKTVSTANGARGIVLKSDQNYNSGQWGWSNTPYIFSGNYPSYSYGQTAFDIKVDASNTYVYVTGWVSNTSTLHDCFTAKLSASTGAVQGGWPQTYNYSPTNDWERSFAMILDGGGNVYIAGYRTTSTNRDAIVIKYSTNGGPFVWISPWNNNSFNGSDEYWDIAGFGPGGGGAGTVVYAGGYTGQSGGNDYLLAAINISNGSFLSSWNSPTNPQTYDGYATGTEPAGTDKCKAIDYEPTTNRVYMTGFANETIPAPSSINITNLGYNANNGALVWRTTYDYNSDQINQDDNVYGKYSLTAQYNACYGVDDIYVTGASRIDHSGNLNFDYITLKYGCGSNCFPCSCPQGGGRMMNAEQQQEAEAGAVAVYPNPFTASAVIRLSPETKISNAVLSVYDITGRLVSSVNNIASTTIVIDRGDLPDGMYFYKLIDNGNMISNGKFVITE is encoded by the coding sequence ATGAAAACAATTAATTTTACAAAAGCAATACTGCTGGGAGTGGCGGTTTGCTTAACAACAATCACCATGAATGCTCAGGTGTTTAAATGGGCAGCGCCATACAATGATTCGCAAAATATGGATGACATAAGTATGGCGGTCACTACAGATGCATCTGGCAACGTATATGTAACTGGAAGATCTAAAAGTTGTTTGCAAAGCGGAGATGAAGAAATTGTAACCAGAAAATATAATGCATCCGGTGGATTAATATGGTCTCAGCCATATAATGGTGGATTCTTTAATTGTAATTATGGAGATTTTGAACAGGGAAATGCAATTGCAGTGGATGCACAAGGCAATGTTTGGGTGACCGGAAGAACGTATCAGGGAACAACTTATAATGAAGATCTTTTTCTACTTAAATATAATGCTGCAGGCACACAGCAATGGATAAAGTTTTACCATGATGTTGCCTCTTATGGAGTATCCATGGCAGAGGGAACGTGTATTGCAATTTATAACACTGCCGGAAACGGAACAGATGTGTATGTTGGGGGAAAAACTGTTAGCACAGCTAATGGTGCACGCGGAATTGTATTGAAATCCGACCAGAACTATAACAGCGGGCAATGGGGATGGAGCAATACACCGTATATTTTTTCAGGGAATTATCCGAGTTATTCTTATGGACAAACTGCATTCGATATTAAGGTGGACGCTAGTAATACCTATGTATATGTAACAGGATGGGTGAGCAATACAAGCACTTTGCATGATTGTTTTACTGCCAAACTCAGCGCCTCAACAGGAGCGGTGCAAGGCGGCTGGCCTCAAACCTATAATTACTCCCCTACAAATGATTGGGAACGCAGCTTTGCAATGATTCTTGACGGTGGCGGAAATGTTTATATTGCCGGTTACAGAACTACTTCTACAAATAGGGATGCCATTGTTATTAAATACAGCACTAACGGAGGTCCTTTTGTATGGATATCTCCATGGAATAATAACTCCTTTAATGGATCTGATGAATACTGGGATATTGCTGGGTTTGGTCCAGGTGGGGGTGGTGCAGGAACTGTGGTATATGCCGGGGGTTATACAGGGCAAAGCGGAGGCAATGATTACCTGCTTGCTGCCATCAATATATCAAATGGTTCATTTCTTTCTAGCTGGAACTCGCCTACAAACCCGCAAACTTATGATGGTTATGCTACCGGAACTGAACCTGCAGGAACAGACAAATGTAAAGCCATAGATTATGAGCCAACAACTAATCGTGTATATATGACAGGCTTTGCGAATGAAACCATACCTGCACCTAGTAGCATTAATATTACCAACCTCGGATACAATGCCAACAATGGGGCACTGGTGTGGAGAACCACTTATGACTATAACTCTGACCAAATAAATCAAGATGATAATGTTTACGGTAAATATTCCTTGACAGCACAATATAATGCCTGCTATGGCGTGGATGATATTTATGTTACAGGAGCAAGTAGGATTGACCATAGCGGTAATCTAAATTTTGATTACATCACTCTTAAATACGGTTGCGGCAGCAACTGTTTTCCTTGCTCATGTCCTCAAGGAGGCGGAAGAATGATGAATGCGGAGCAACAGCAGGAGGCAGAGGCAGGAGCAGTTGCAGTTTATCCAAACCCTTTTACTGCAAGCGCTGTGATAAGATTATCTCCTGAAACAAAAATCAGCAATGCTGTTTTATCGGTGTATGATATTACAGGCAGGTTGGTTTCGAGCGTCAACAACATTGCCTCAACTACTATTGTTATAGACAGAGGTGATTTGCCTGATGGAATGTATTTTTACAAATTAATAGATAACGGAAACATGATAAGCAACGGAAAATTTGTAATTACAGAATAA
- a CDS encoding T9SS type A sorting domain-containing protein codes for MKRICLLFTVYCFLFTVSYSQLAWEPVMQTTGTNGWKTYIDGGSVRAMHVSYTNFPPLLFYGGEFDTIRWDSASVHLAGELTPFLALNIWGNFIGGGGSDCNIGDYTRPNPSVYAITNIFDTIGFLDMVAAAGWFGYEACPFGTDEFPKNIALWSGSQSANYSYLFSENFSAMDTVFAIAMAPDKYTIPKYYGNFETYVAARCVFCNGTSQTDSSKYIGYYDQFNGNSMYNYMQGGTNGPVYALQAVDSANVFAGGVFDSAGTIKAMNIAKWNGASWDSLGSGVNGTVKALLAYNGKLYAGGNFTMAGGASANNIAVWDGTNWSAIGTGTDGTVYALTIHNGELYAGGSFTQAGGNTVNNIARWDGINWSALDGGRNNEVYALASFQGDLYAGGNFLGGANDTARYIARYTDTTLVSINSQFSSLDFQFSIYPNPTSGLFNVQMSKFEDVQMKIYNVYGECIYQHICTSAHQQIDLSSQPDGIYFVQLKTAEGVANKKIVISH; via the coding sequence ATGAAAAGGATTTGTTTACTGTTTACTGTTTACTGTTTCCTGTTTACTGTTTCCTATTCCCAATTAGCATGGGAGCCAGTAATGCAAACTACCGGTACTAACGGATGGAAAACCTATATTGACGGAGGATCTGTCCGGGCAATGCATGTCAGTTACACAAATTTTCCTCCTCTTTTATTTTATGGAGGAGAGTTTGATACAATCAGATGGGACTCTGCCTCTGTGCATTTAGCAGGAGAATTGACACCCTTTTTGGCATTGAATATCTGGGGTAATTTCATCGGGGGCGGTGGCTCTGATTGCAATATTGGGGATTACACAAGACCAAATCCATCTGTATATGCTATAACTAATATTTTTGATACTATAGGTTTTTTGGACATGGTTGCTGCTGCGGGGTGGTTTGGATACGAAGCATGCCCGTTTGGTACCGATGAATTTCCAAAGAATATTGCATTATGGAGTGGCAGTCAGTCTGCTAATTATAGTTATCTTTTTTCCGAAAATTTTTCAGCCATGGATACGGTGTTTGCCATTGCAATGGCGCCTGATAAATATACCATACCTAAGTATTACGGCAACTTTGAAACCTATGTGGCTGCCCGTTGTGTTTTTTGCAACGGAACATCGCAGACAGATAGTTCAAAATATATTGGCTATTACGATCAGTTTAATGGCAATTCTATGTACAACTACATGCAAGGCGGCACTAACGGTCCGGTGTACGCATTACAAGCAGTTGATAGTGCAAATGTTTTCGCAGGTGGAGTATTTGATTCAGCAGGAACAATAAAAGCAATGAACATTGCAAAATGGAATGGCGCAAGTTGGGATTCGCTTGGCAGCGGAGTTAATGGAACAGTAAAAGCATTGCTTGCTTACAATGGCAAACTTTATGCAGGAGGTAATTTTACAATGGCAGGAGGAGCAAGCGCAAACAACATTGCGGTGTGGGATGGAACAAACTGGTCAGCAATAGGAACAGGAACAGACGGAACAGTGTATGCCCTCACCATTCATAACGGAGAGTTGTATGCAGGCGGTTCATTCACACAGGCAGGAGGCAACACAGTAAACAATATTGCCAGATGGGACGGCATAAATTGGTCTGCGCTTGATGGAGGAAGAAACAATGAAGTGTATGCGCTGGCATCTTTTCAGGGAGATTTATATGCAGGAGGAAATTTTTTAGGAGGAGCGAACGATACAGCAAGATACATTGCGAGATATACAGATACAACACTTGTAAGTATCAATTCTCAATTCTCATCTCTTGATTTTCAATTCTCAATTTACCCCAATCCCACGAGCGGGCTGTTTAATGTGCAGATGAGCAAATTTGAAGATGTGCAGATGAAAATATATAATGTATACGGAGAATGTATTTATCAGCATATCTGCACATCCGCACATCAGCAAATTGATTTGTCTTCACAGCCTGATGGAATTTATTTTGTGCAACTAAAAACTGCGGAGGGAGTTGCAAATAAGAAAATAGTAATCAGTCATTAG
- a CDS encoding bifunctional 3,4-dihydroxy-2-butanone-4-phosphate synthase/GTP cyclohydrolase II gives MKYTLNTIEEAISEIKNGKVIIVVDDEDRENEGDFVTAARNATPEVINFMATHGRGLICAPLTQQRCKELGLNLMVSQNTSQHETAFTVSIDLLGQGCTTGISASDRSKTIQALINPKMKPENFGRPGHIFPIRAQNGGVLKRAGHTEASVDLSCFAGFEPAGVLVEIMNEDGTMARLPQLFEIAKKFKLKIISIKDLIAYRLNKETIVKREVKVKLPTPFGTFDMIAYSQTTTKQDHLAIVKGTWKKDEPVMVRVHSCCLTGDIFGSLRCDCGPQLHRAMEMIEREGKGVIVYMNQEGRGIGLLNKLKAYKLQEEGKDTVEANHALGFPMDARDYGVGAQILRDLGVHKLRLMTNNPKKRAGLLGYGLEIVENLSIEIQSNAHNKKYLQTKRDKMGHSLKVD, from the coding sequence ATGAAATACACGCTCAATACTATTGAAGAAGCCATTTCCGAAATCAAAAACGGGAAAGTAATTATTGTGGTGGATGACGAAGACCGCGAGAACGAAGGCGACTTTGTAACTGCCGCGCGCAATGCAACTCCCGAAGTGATAAATTTCATGGCAACGCACGGGCGCGGACTCATCTGCGCACCGCTCACTCAGCAGCGCTGCAAAGAACTTGGTTTGAATTTAATGGTTTCTCAAAATACTTCTCAGCACGAAACTGCTTTTACTGTTTCTATAGATTTACTCGGGCAGGGCTGCACAACCGGAATTTCTGCCAGCGACCGTTCCAAAACAATTCAGGCGCTCATCAATCCAAAAATGAAACCTGAAAACTTTGGCAGACCCGGACATATTTTTCCCATCCGCGCGCAGAATGGCGGAGTGCTCAAGCGTGCAGGGCATACGGAAGCATCGGTAGATCTTTCCTGCTTTGCGGGATTTGAACCCGCAGGTGTGCTGGTAGAAATAATGAATGAAGACGGAACAATGGCTCGCCTTCCGCAGCTTTTCGAGATAGCAAAAAAGTTTAAGCTGAAAATAATTTCCATCAAAGACCTCATCGCTTACCGCCTCAATAAAGAAACCATCGTGAAACGCGAAGTGAAAGTGAAACTCCCCACTCCCTTCGGAACGTTTGACATGATTGCCTATAGCCAGACCACCACAAAACAAGACCATCTTGCCATTGTAAAAGGAACCTGGAAAAAAGATGAACCCGTGATGGTGCGCGTGCACTCGTGCTGCCTCACCGGAGATATTTTTGGTTCGCTCCGATGCGATTGCGGACCGCAGCTGCACCGCGCCATGGAGATGATTGAGCGCGAAGGCAAAGGCGTTATTGTGTACATGAATCAGGAAGGCAGAGGAATAGGGCTGCTCAACAAACTAAAGGCATACAAACTGCAGGAAGAAGGAAAAGATACGGTGGAAGCCAACCACGCGCTCGGTTTCCCTATGGACGCGCGCGATTACGGAGTGGGCGCGCAAATCCTGCGCGACCTTGGCGTGCACAAACTCCGCCTCATGACCAACAACCCTAAAAAGCGCGCGGGCTTGCTCGGCTACGGATTAGAAATAGTTGAAAACCTGAGCATCGAAATTCAATCCAACGCACACAACAAAAAATACCTCCAGACCAAGCGCGATAAAATGGGGCACTCGCTGAAGGTGGATTAA